Part of the Hydrogenoanaerobacterium saccharovorans genome, AAACGTAAACGTTGCGGCAACCGAGTATACCATCCCTGCTACGATGTGTCATGAACTGTCACATCTGCGCGGTTTTATGCGGGAGGATGAGGCAAATTTTATTGCATATCTTGCCTGCATGGCATCGGATGACGTTGCGTTCCAGTACAGCGGTACGATGCTTGCGCTGGTATACGCGAGCAATCAGCTTTATCGGCAGGATATTGGGCTTTACCGTCAGCTTCAATCCACCTACAGCCGAGGCGTGGCACTTGATATGGATGCCGATTATTACTACTGGCTGCAATTTAAAGATACCGTTATCAGTACAGTTTCTAACAAGGTAAACGACGTCTACCTCAAAGCCAATAATCAGGTAGATGGAGTAAAAAGCTACGGGCGGATGGTTGACCTGCTGCTTGCTTTGCGCCGCAGTAAAATTACATGATAAAAGCCACGGATATCCGAAGTTATCCGTGGCTTTTTTGTATACTGTAAAATTTATTGTTCATCGGGGTTTTTCTTATGGTAGCTCGCTACCAAATCTGCTAATGTGCGGTTATCAACTACACTTTCTAATGCCGCTTTCATATCGCGCCACAAGTCGATAGTAATGCAATTGTCGGCACGGCTGCATTCGCTTTGCCCCGAACAATCTGCACAATCAACAGGCGAGAGGTTGCCCTCCACTACGCGAAGAATATCTCCAACCGAAATTTGTTCGGGTTCGCGCGACAATACATAACCGCCGCGTGCACCGCGTGTGCCGCGAACAAGGTCTGCTTTTGAAAGCCTAATGATAATCTGCTCTAGATATTTTTCGCTGATTTCCTGCCTTGCAGCTACATCTTTTAAGGCAACCGGTCTTTCTCCGCTGTTTAAAGCAATATCCAGCATCAATCTAAGTCCGTATCTTCCTTTTGTAGACATCTTCATATGAAAATACCCCTACTATCCTATCTGTTCTATGCAGTTTCATTGTTTTCTGCAACTTTAAGTATAGCATTATCGTCGAGTTCTTTCAAGTTTCCGTTCTTATGCAATTTTGTAATTATTATAGTTGTATTGCCGCCGATTTATCGCGGGCAGCACAAGCAAATTGTTGTACTGGTAAAACTGCCGAGAAGACGTTATAATAAAAACATGAATTTAATTGTATCAGGAGGGCTTTATGACCTATCAGGAAATAATGGAAAATGCACGCAAAAACATGGGCGGCTTTTGCAACGCTTGTAAAGAATGCAACGGCGTTGTATGCAAAACAAAAATCCCCGGCCCCGGGGCAAAAGGGACGGGCGAGGTGTTTCAGCGCAACTATGCAAAGCTGCAAGAGATTAAAATTAATCTGGACACCATTTTTGAAGATGAGCCGGTGGATACCTCGGTGGAACTGTTCGGTAAAAAATTTCGGTATCCTGTATTTGCTGCACCCATTGGTGCTATGAAACTGCACTACGGCGAGATGCACGACGATATTACCTACAATGTGGAACTGGTTGCCGGCTGTAAAGACGCAGGAATTGCGGCATTCACGGGTGATGGTATCAACCCCCAGGTGTATGGCGGTGCACTCCAATCGATTAAGGCGGCGGGCGGTATTGGTGTGCCTACCATCAAGCCGTGGGATGTGGAACTGGTAAAGGAAAAAATCAGACAAGCAGAAGAGGCAGATGCCATGGCGGTTGCAACCGATATTGATGCTTCCGGTTTGGCACTGCTCAAAAACGTGCCCACACCCGTATCCCCTAAATCGGTGGCAGAACTGCGCGAAATTACTCAAAGTACCAAGCTGCCCGTTATCGTTAAAGGTATTATGACGGTGCGCGGTGCGCTCAAAGCACTGGAGGCAGGGGCATACGGTATTGTAATTTCCAACCATGGCGGGCGCGTGCTCGATCAAACCCCCGCGACTGTCGAGGTGCTCCCCGCTATAGCACAAGCGGTGGGCGGCAGGATGAAAATTTTCATTGATGGCGGCATCCGTACGGGCTTGGATGTATTCAAGGTGCTTGCTTTGGGTGCCGATGCCGTGCTGATTGGCAGACCTTACGTGACCGCTGTTTACGGCGGCGGTGCCGAGGGCGCTGTGGTATATACGCAAAAGGTAGGCATCGAACTTGCCGAAACTATGGCGATGACAGGGGCAAACAAGCTTTCGGATATCAACAAGGAGATGCTTTACCTGTAAGCGCTCACATACCTATGCTATTCTGAGATTGGTAGTGATAATTGGCATAGGCATCGGTGCAGTTTTGTTCCTTTCGTTAACCGGTGTGGCGTTTGCCGATCATGCATCCGTGTATCATGGCAAGGATAATCAAGTTGTTGTAGTTCACTCAATTTCAGATGACCGAGTGGACAATGGCACCTTGGCATCGGGACAAGATGACGTGGCTGTTGGGGATGTGATTAATGAACAAACCGGAGAAATGGTATTCGCTATCAACCAAAACGGTTCTTATATTACTATGGTACCATGAATAGCAACTGAATTATTGCAATTTTTAATGTGAGGTGCTCCTGATTAAAAAACCGTTTATTTTGCTGATATGTGTCACGGTACTTGTAACGATGGTAAAAATAATGAGTATACCACAGAAAGCGCCTGTTGTAAGTGTTGATTTGCGTGTTACAGAGACAACCGAAAACAGTTGTACGATATATTGGGGTGTCCAAAACAAATCAGATTATGACATTCATTTTCAAAAAGGAACTATTGCAATTTGCAAGGTGGATGGAAATAATTATGAATTACGGGGCAGTGGAGCTGTTACTAAACTTAATCCGCAAGAAAAATATGAGGCACAGTATACAGTGAAAAACTTATCCAAGGGCTACCATACCATAGATAGCTGAATGCAAAGAAAACACAACAGCCAACTATCAAACGACAGTTAAAATAGAGTAATTTTATGGATTATACTACGCAAAAAAACAGAGAACGGTTGCAACGTCCCCTGCTGAATGATGTTATTAAGAGAGTACCGCATGGTACTCTCTTTTTGTATGTAAACGGTTTATCCTACAAGCGGCGGAACAATGCTGAACAACAGTACAAACAGAGGTAGTGTCAGCATAGAAAGTAAGGTGGAAACCGCTAAAATCTCTGCGCCGTGCGTGCTGTCGTACCCCAGCTTTGAAATCAGCAGAACGGAGCTTGCTGCTGTTGGGCAGGCACATGCAATGATATGCGAAAATGCAGCGGTGTCTGCACCCGGGAACATAGAGGCAATGGGCAGACATTTCAGCAGTACAAGCATAATCAGCGGTAACAAAACCAAGCGAATCATGGTGGAAAAATAAACTTTTGAATCGGTAACGGCAACCTTAAAGTTTACCTGCGATAAAAATACACCTGTAATAATCATTGCGAGCGGGGTGTTAAGGTCTGCAACAAAACTTACGGTATCTCCCAGCACTCCGGGCAGACGCAGCCCGGTAAAAAACAGTACCAAACCAATTGTAAGCCCAATCATGGCGGGGTTACCAAGCAGGTTTTTGGCTTTGATACGTTTTTGTGCAGTCAGTGTCATAACACCATGTGTCCATGTCAGTACATTGAACACACCAATAAAAGCCGCGCCGTAAAACACACCATCGTCACCCAGCGTTGCCTGCAGCAGCGGTACCCCCATAAAGCCGCAGTTGGAATAAACTGCAGCAAGAATTTCTACACGGTAAGCATTGCCTTCGCGCTTTTTCACTAAAAAATGGCTTACAGCAATTGCAATGATGTGGAATACGATAGCGAGTGCAAAAGCCAGCATCAGCCCTTTTAACTTATTCGGGTTAAAGTCTTGCTGATAGGCGCGAATAAGCAGTGCCGGCATTACAATCGTAAGAAGCAATCCCGAAAAATTTCGGGCAGATTCTTGTGTGAGCATTTTTGTTTTGGCAGTATAAAATCCAATTCCCATCAGCAAAAACATAACCGCTACTTGTTTGATGACTATTAGTACAATCTCCATAATCACAATCCTTTTGGTTTTTGGTGGTTTCTGATTAAAAAACCAAAACCTTTGTCTTTTTCCGATGCAAAAGTCAAACAGCGGTATTAAATGCTCGAAATGCGGCAAGTGCTTTTTGCTTTTTATTAACTGCACATGATACGGCAGATTTATGTTTCAGAAAACCCCATAAATTTCTGTTCTAAACACAACTTTTTTATAATACTCTAAGTAGTTGATTTTTACAATAAGTAAGAGTAATCTTTGTAAGATTTGTTACAAAGATAATTATTTAGTCAATTAATTTGCAGCATAAATCAGTAGCTATGTACAAAGAAATATGGCATTCTTTGTTCAGAAAAACGGTTTTTCGCGTATCCGTTTCTGATGTTTTCGACATGACAGTTTTGTTATAATAAGATTTGTGCAAAAATTGGAGACTTGCCCTTTCAAAAACGTCAGAAAATATCAACATTGTTGTGCAAGGTACACAAAATTACGAAATGCAACAAGTCTGAATTTACTAGAGTTATACAATTAATACTTGAAAACCTACCCAATAAATGCTATGATTTAGTAAAAGAAAAGAGGGCAAAGTGCTCTTAGCCGCATTGGCTTATCTCAGGGCAGATACCATGCGCCGGCGAGTATGGATAGGGGGAATTTCCAATGGTTAAAGCTGCAAAAAAACTCAATTTGCCGTTGTACCTGTTTCATCAGGGTACAAACTATAAGGCGTACGAGTTTCTAGGTGCGCATCCGCATAAAAAGGGCAGGGCCCAAGGGGTTATGTTTCGTACATGGGCGCCTGCTGCATCCGCAGTTTCTGTTGTAGGCGATTTTAATGAATGGGAACCGACTGCAACCCCTATGAAACCTATCAGCGAAGATGGTGTGTGGGAGGCATTTGCAACCGGAATCAAGCCTTTTGACAACTACAAGTTTTGTATTACCACAGCAAAGGGCGAGCAGCTATTCAAATCCGACCCTTATGCGTTCCATGCTGAAACTCGCCCGGGTACAGCATCCAAGTACATAGATATCAATGGCTATAGTTGGGGAGATAACGAGTGGTTTGAGAAAAAGCAGGGCTTTAACATTTACCATTCCCCCGTGAATATTTATGAAGTGCACCTTGGTTCATGGCGCCGCTATGAGGATGGCAACAGTTTTGATTATAATAAAATGGCTTCTGAACTCATACCATATGTAAAAGATTTAGGGTATACCCATATTGAGATTATGCCAATTACCGAGCACCCGTACGATGGTTCTTGGGGTTACCAGGTAACAGGTTATTTTGCGCCTACCTCACGTTTTGGTAAACCGGCAGATTTTATGAGTTTTGTCGACCAGTGCCATCAGGCTGGTATCGGCGTGATTATGGACTGGGTGCCGGGGCACTTCCCAAAAGATGAAAACGGGCTGTATGAATTTGACGGCAGCAGCTGCTATGAATATGCCGATCCGCAGAAGAAAGAGCATGATCAATGGGGCACTCGCATCTTTGATTATGGCAAAAATGAGGTTAACTCCTTTTTGGTTTCTTCGGCGATGTTTTGGATTGAAAAATACCATATTGACGGAATTCGCGTAGATGCCGTAGCCTCTATGCTGTACCTCGATTATGGGCGTGAGCAGTGGCAATGGACGCCCAATATCAACGGCGGCAAAGAAAACCTGGAGGCGGTTGCATTTCTGCAAAAGCTGAACAGCGCAGTGCTTACCGAGCACCCATCAGCACTGATGATTGCAGAAGAATCTACCTCGTGGCCGCTTGTTACCAAGCCCCCTATGGTGGGCGGATTGGGCTTTAACTTTAAATGGAACATGGGCTGGATGAATGATATGCTCACCTATACTTCGCTTGACCCCATTTATCGTGCCTACAACCATGATAAGCTGACGTTCAGCATGTTCTATGCATTCTCCGAAAATTTTATCTTACCCATCTCACACGATGAGGTGGTGCACGGCAAATGTTCGCTTATCAACAAAATGCCCGGAGAATACGAGGAGAAGTTTGCAGGTATGCGCGTATTTTTAGCCTATATGATGGCACATCCCGGCAAAAAGCTGTTGTTTATGGGGCAGGAGTTTGCCCAGTTTAATGAATGGGACTATCAGACAGAGCTTGATTGGAGTTTGTTCGATTTTGA contains:
- a CDS encoding RrF2 family transcriptional regulator: MKMSTKGRYGLRLMLDIALNSGERPVALKDVAARQEISEKYLEQIIIRLSKADLVRGTRGARGGYVLSREPEQISVGDILRVVEGNLSPVDCADCSGQSECSRADNCITIDLWRDMKAALESVVDNRTLADLVASYHKKNPDEQ
- a CDS encoding alpha-hydroxy-acid oxidizing protein, with translation MTYQEIMENARKNMGGFCNACKECNGVVCKTKIPGPGAKGTGEVFQRNYAKLQEIKINLDTIFEDEPVDTSVELFGKKFRYPVFAAPIGAMKLHYGEMHDDITYNVELVAGCKDAGIAAFTGDGINPQVYGGALQSIKAAGGIGVPTIKPWDVELVKEKIRQAEEADAMAVATDIDASGLALLKNVPTPVSPKSVAELREITQSTKLPVIVKGIMTVRGALKALEAGAYGIVISNHGGRVLDQTPATVEVLPAIAQAVGGRMKIFIDGGIRTGLDVFKVLALGADAVLIGRPYVTAVYGGGAEGAVVYTQKVGIELAETMAMTGANKLSDINKEMLYL
- a CDS encoding AEC family transporter; the encoded protein is MEIVLIVIKQVAVMFLLMGIGFYTAKTKMLTQESARNFSGLLLTIVMPALLIRAYQQDFNPNKLKGLMLAFALAIVFHIIAIAVSHFLVKKREGNAYRVEILAAVYSNCGFMGVPLLQATLGDDGVFYGAAFIGVFNVLTWTHGVMTLTAQKRIKAKNLLGNPAMIGLTIGLVLFFTGLRLPGVLGDTVSFVADLNTPLAMIITGVFLSQVNFKVAVTDSKVYFSTMIRLVLLPLIMLVLLKCLPIASMFPGADTAAFSHIIACACPTAASSVLLISKLGYDSTHGAEILAVSTLLSMLTLPLFVLLFSIVPPLVG
- the glgB gene encoding 1,4-alpha-glucan branching protein GlgB; this translates as MVKAAKKLNLPLYLFHQGTNYKAYEFLGAHPHKKGRAQGVMFRTWAPAASAVSVVGDFNEWEPTATPMKPISEDGVWEAFATGIKPFDNYKFCITTAKGEQLFKSDPYAFHAETRPGTASKYIDINGYSWGDNEWFEKKQGFNIYHSPVNIYEVHLGSWRRYEDGNSFDYNKMASELIPYVKDLGYTHIEIMPITEHPYDGSWGYQVTGYFAPTSRFGKPADFMSFVDQCHQAGIGVIMDWVPGHFPKDENGLYEFDGSSCYEYADPQKKEHDQWGTRIFDYGKNEVNSFLVSSAMFWIEKYHIDGIRVDAVASMLYLDYGREQWQWTPNINGGKENLEAVAFLQKLNSAVLTEHPSALMIAEESTSWPLVTKPPMVGGLGFNFKWNMGWMNDMLTYTSLDPIYRAYNHDKLTFSMFYAFSENFILPISHDEVVHGKCSLINKMPGEYEEKFAGMRVFLAYMMAHPGKKLLFMGQEFAQFNEWDYQTELDWSLFDFEKHEKMHDFVRAVNHFYLENACMWQIEDSWDGFKWISHDDHAQNIVSFRRIDEQGNEVVVLCNFCPVGREAYRIGVPDAAAYTEVLSTDDTAFGGTGISNGKVLVEDIEMHGFNQSIEFQVPPLSCLYFKPIAGKRMHKKAVEEKRAAGAAQKKEEKKKSSKKKRDEKSGLAVDEKTSESR